DNA from Granulicella arctica:
CGGAAGAACTCCCGCCTCTTTCGCAATGCCGCCAGATACCCCTTCCAGTTCGACACATCCTCGTCCGCAACCTCTCCGAGCTTTTGGATGTTCTCCTTGAACCCGATGTACTCCGCATCGATCACCGCATCCGGACGGAACGTCGGCACCACCCGTCCCTTCCAGCCCGACTCGCGAATCTGCTTATGCCATTTCAAATCATCGAACGCTGCATCCGTCGTTGCCAGCACCTCGATCTTGAACTCGTCGAACAGTGCCCTCGGTAAAAACTCCGGCGTCGTCAGCTTCTTCGCAATCACCTCGTAATACTCTTCCGCATTCGCCATGCTAAGACGGTTCTTCAGCCCGAACTGGTTCTGCAACGTATAGTCCAGCCATAACCGCGTCGGCGTACCCCGGAACAGATAGTAGTGCTTCGCAAAGATACGCCATACCTCCCGCGGATCGGCCTGCTCCTTCCCATCTACCTGCGGAATCCCCAACGACTCCAGCGACACGCCCTGCGAGTATAGCATTCGAAAGATGTAATGGTCCGGCTGGATCAACAGCGCCGTTGGATTCGGAAACGCCTTGTTCTCCGCAAACCAGCTCGGATCGGTATGCCCATGCGGAGAAATGATCGGCAGGTCTCGCACCACTTCGTACAGTCTTGCAGCCACCACGTGCGCAGCACCCTCAGCAGGAAACAGCCGGTTCTTATCCAACATCCACATCACCATCCACCACAAAGATTTGTTCGCACATCGAACCTAAGCAGCCTATCAAATTGGCTGGACCAGTTCCATCTATAACTCTCCCACACCAAAGGAAAAAGGCACCCACAATGGGGTGCCTTTTCCGCAGAACAACGTTCTGGTTACGGGATGTAGTAACGCATTCCGGTGAAGACCATGTTGTTGGTCGCATTCGGAGCGCC
Protein-coding regions in this window:
- the uxaC gene encoding glucuronate isomerase, giving the protein MLDKNRLFPAEGAAHVVAARLYEVVRDLPIISPHGHTDPSWFAENKAFPNPTALLIQPDHYIFRMLYSQGVSLESLGIPQVDGKEQADPREVWRIFAKHYYLFRGTPTRLWLDYTLQNQFGLKNRLSMANAEEYYEVIAKKLTTPEFLPRALFDEFKIEVLATTDAAFDDLKWHKQIRESGWKGRVVPTFRPDAVIDAEYIGFKENIQKLGEVADEDVSNWKGYLAALRKRREFFRSLGATATDHGHLTALTADLSLREAEDLYAKIYVGKADAKEVELFQAQMLTEMAGMSVEDGMTMQLHPGSVRNHNKLVYEKFGRDKGADIPSPTEYVRALRPLLDRYGNAPGFTLILFTLDETTFSRELAPLAGHYPALRLGPPWWFHDSPEGMMRFREQATETAGFYNTVGFNDDTRAFLSIPARHDVARRIDCAFLGRLVAEHRLDEDEAFEVVLDLTVNLVRKAYKL